One window of Xanthomonas sp. 10-10 genomic DNA carries:
- a CDS encoding catalase family protein, giving the protein MNAPVEYRPDLETPSVSEQETIRSLEALFVDMATTVAEKEGHAYRAVHAKGQGLFTARLTVFNDLPEELRQGLFAGTGQYDAYIRLSSPPAEQLSDAVSTPRALALKVLGVSGERVEGGDEKHSQDFLMVNGPSFTTPGPDGFLRNFRVLAATTEKAPRAKAALSKVLRGVENTLEKIGGGSGSIKQIGGQPQIHPLGETFFSQVPYLYGRYIAKFSLAPVSRNLLELDGREVGDSQDAQREAVHHAISTLDSPAEWELRVQLCRDVEKMPVEDASIEWPQSISPFVAVARVVVERQAGWDGKNSQQLEDRIAFSPWHALAAHRPLGAINRARRIVMAASRRFRSEFNRCPIHEPTGV; this is encoded by the coding sequence ATGAACGCGCCCGTCGAATATCGCCCCGATCTGGAAACGCCCAGCGTCAGCGAGCAGGAAACCATTCGTTCGCTTGAGGCGCTGTTCGTTGACATGGCAACGACCGTGGCTGAAAAGGAAGGGCATGCATACCGCGCAGTCCATGCCAAAGGGCAAGGCCTGTTCACCGCCAGGCTCACCGTTTTCAACGATCTGCCCGAAGAGCTGCGGCAAGGGTTGTTCGCAGGGACTGGGCAATACGATGCTTACATCCGCCTGTCATCGCCACCTGCCGAACAGCTGAGCGATGCTGTCTCGACCCCGCGTGCCCTGGCGTTGAAGGTGTTAGGTGTCAGCGGTGAGCGCGTCGAGGGTGGAGACGAAAAGCACAGTCAGGATTTCTTGATGGTCAATGGCCCTTCCTTCACCACCCCTGGTCCCGATGGGTTCTTGCGTAATTTTCGCGTTCTTGCGGCGACTACGGAAAAGGCGCCACGCGCCAAGGCCGCACTTTCAAAAGTGCTTCGGGGTGTCGAGAACACGCTTGAGAAGATCGGTGGGGGAAGCGGCAGCATCAAGCAGATTGGCGGGCAACCGCAGATTCATCCGCTGGGCGAAACGTTTTTCTCGCAGGTGCCGTATCTCTACGGGCGTTACATCGCCAAGTTCTCGCTGGCGCCGGTGTCCAGAAACCTCCTCGAACTCGATGGTCGGGAAGTCGGCGACTCCCAGGACGCGCAACGCGAGGCCGTCCATCACGCCATCAGCACCCTGGACAGCCCGGCCGAGTGGGAGCTGCGCGTGCAGCTGTGCCGGGATGTGGAAAAGATGCCGGTCGAGGATGCGTCGATAGAGTGGCCGCAATCCATCAGCCCCTTTGTGGCGGTCGCGCGCGTGGTGGTCGAGCGCCAGGCCGGATGGGACGGAAAAAACTCGCAGCAGCTGGAAGACCGTATCGCCTTCTCGCCGTGGCATGCCCTGGCCGCTCATCGGCCGCTGGGTGCGATCAACCGGGCGCGCCGTATAGTAATGGCAGCCTCGCGCCGATTCCGCTCCGAGTTCAATCGCTGCCCGATCCACGAGCCGACTGGCGTCTAG